Proteins from a genomic interval of Kitasatospora kifunensis:
- a CDS encoding helix-turn-helix domain-containing protein → MPAPDLPIGDRIRHYRQTRGNRRQDVIAGLVGITPDYLGQIERGLKTPTIPVLHAIARELGVPTAALLAEAPAPSAASPHGTDPAIAEALMGYGPPRSAEPASVPVLRERVEQAWRNWQTSPTRFTDAAAVLPALIADVEHTVRAYRSEPDLRRDSLRCAADLYFLLRSYLRRTGRVDLSLMAADRAVRAAEDADDPLRIAAAQWNLGHVLLAADEPEGAEQIATRAAEELQPRVAAGETGAEAMIGALQLVSVVAAARRRDWWTARARLTQTQAVARRLGEGNVAWTVYGPTNIELHRVSIEMEAGEAGQALRMADAIDTSGLPSIEREFTFLLEVARCYDLRREDSAVLLHLLELERMAPEDLARQPLARDMVLGLVRRARAMHARQVEALAERVGIL, encoded by the coding sequence GTGCCCGCCCCGGACCTCCCCATCGGCGACAGGATCCGGCACTACCGCCAAACGCGCGGAAATCGCCGCCAGGACGTCATCGCTGGCCTCGTCGGCATCACCCCCGACTACCTCGGTCAGATCGAACGAGGCCTCAAAACGCCCACCATCCCTGTTCTGCACGCCATCGCCCGGGAACTCGGAGTACCCACAGCCGCGTTACTCGCCGAAGCCCCAGCGCCGAGCGCAGCGTCGCCCCACGGCACCGACCCGGCCATCGCCGAGGCACTCATGGGCTACGGGCCACCTCGCAGCGCCGAACCCGCCTCCGTGCCCGTGCTCCGCGAACGCGTCGAGCAGGCCTGGCGCAACTGGCAAACGTCGCCGACCCGGTTCACCGACGCGGCCGCCGTACTACCGGCCCTGATCGCCGATGTCGAACACACCGTCCGCGCCTACCGCAGCGAACCTGATCTCCGGCGCGACAGTCTGAGATGCGCTGCAGACCTGTACTTCCTCCTCCGTTCCTACCTTCGCCGCACTGGCCGAGTCGACCTGTCCCTCATGGCCGCAGACCGCGCCGTACGGGCAGCAGAAGACGCAGATGACCCTCTGCGGATCGCAGCTGCCCAGTGGAACCTCGGCCATGTCCTCCTCGCCGCGGACGAACCCGAGGGAGCCGAACAGATCGCCACCCGTGCCGCCGAGGAACTGCAACCGCGTGTCGCGGCTGGCGAGACAGGCGCTGAGGCCATGATCGGGGCCCTACAGCTCGTCAGTGTGGTCGCCGCGGCACGCCGCCGAGACTGGTGGACCGCCCGAGCTCGCCTTACGCAGACGCAGGCAGTAGCTCGGCGGCTAGGCGAGGGCAACGTCGCCTGGACCGTCTATGGTCCCACCAACATCGAGCTGCACCGCGTCTCGATCGAGATGGAGGCTGGCGAGGCTGGCCAAGCCCTGCGGATGGCCGACGCAATCGACACCAGCGGCCTGCCATCGATAGAGCGCGAGTTCACGTTCCTCCTCGAAGTCGCCCGCTGCTACGACCTGCGGCGCGAAGACTCCGCCGTCCTCCTCCACCTACTGGAGTTGGAGCGGATGGCTCCCGAGGACCTCGCCAGGCAGCCGCTGGCCCGCGACATGGTGCTCGGCCTGGTGCGCCGGGCCCGGGCGATGCACGCCCGGCAGGTTGAGGCATTGGCCGAGCGGGTGGGCATCCTGTGA
- a CDS encoding terpene synthase family protein: MEVIDVRHTDLYLSAATFLTHYRLHPDPATYLAHGYVDLCLAAWPTATGAELDLATRWALWTWTVDDAFDGEMLSESRQAVGEFALSLLLVAGGATRPAPTDHPAVHALADLTADTRALMPAFWWQRYLAHLEEWIHAASAKLLDFVQPQRTPTLRQYLTIRPTDGGMLLAAMWTELAERCITPDWNDALVQSLLHSFSTIGCLVNDLAADPSDTFTAVDALSVSRALSPAQAHRQTQALLDAEERRFWWLYSALRDDELATTTHHFARSIDRFRHALTTWTASSARYALAAPQGSPQ; encoded by the coding sequence ATGGAGGTCATCGACGTCCGCCACACCGATCTCTACCTCTCCGCCGCCACCTTCCTCACCCACTACCGTCTCCACCCCGACCCCGCGACCTACCTCGCCCACGGATACGTGGACCTCTGCCTGGCCGCGTGGCCCACCGCCACCGGCGCCGAGCTCGACCTCGCCACCCGCTGGGCCCTGTGGACCTGGACCGTCGACGACGCCTTCGACGGGGAGATGCTGAGCGAATCCCGGCAAGCTGTCGGCGAGTTCGCCCTCTCACTCCTCCTGGTCGCCGGTGGCGCCACCCGACCCGCACCCACCGACCACCCCGCCGTGCACGCGCTGGCCGACCTCACCGCAGATACCCGTGCGCTCATGCCCGCCTTTTGGTGGCAGCGCTACCTCGCGCACCTGGAGGAGTGGATCCATGCCGCTTCCGCCAAGCTCCTTGACTTCGTCCAGCCCCAACGCACCCCCACCCTGCGCCAGTACCTGACCATCCGCCCTACCGACGGTGGCATGCTGCTGGCCGCCATGTGGACCGAACTCGCCGAGCGGTGCATCACCCCAGACTGGAACGACGCCCTCGTCCAGTCCCTGCTCCACAGCTTCTCGACCATTGGGTGCCTGGTCAACGACCTTGCCGCCGATCCCTCCGACACCTTCACCGCGGTCGACGCCCTCAGCGTCAGCCGGGCACTGTCACCCGCCCAAGCCCACCGCCAGACGCAGGCTCTGCTCGACGCCGAAGAACGCCGCTTCTGGTGGCTCTACAGTGCACTCCGCGACGATGAACTCGCCACCACCACCCACCACTTCGCCCGATCCATCGACCGCTTCCGCCACGCCCTGACCACCTGGACCGCCAGCAGCGCCCGCTACGCTCTGGCCGCGCCGCAGGGATCGCCGCAATAA
- a CDS encoding TetR/AcrR family transcriptional regulator, translating to MNSPVKRRPTGQHHGDLRNALLRAALELVTERGPHGFTLAETSRRAGVSVAAPYKHFADRETLLAELATSGYREQRSRFAEAVSGSDEPVEQLASFASAYVRFAAEEPALFDITFNAGLDKSRFAELASAGEEVAALLLPVARELAPEADDAFDLLLRVAAAAHGLAVFLRQGLFGVGGGALTETEEKAARTARAIARERAGA from the coding sequence ATGAACTCTCCCGTCAAGCGGCGACCCACCGGCCAGCACCACGGAGACCTGCGCAACGCCCTGCTGCGCGCAGCACTCGAACTGGTCACCGAACGCGGCCCGCACGGCTTCACCCTGGCCGAGACGAGCCGCCGGGCGGGCGTGAGCGTCGCGGCGCCGTACAAGCACTTCGCCGACCGGGAGACCCTGCTGGCCGAACTCGCCACGAGCGGATACCGCGAGCAGCGGAGCCGGTTCGCCGAGGCCGTGAGCGGCAGCGACGAGCCCGTTGAGCAACTGGCGTCCTTCGCGAGCGCCTACGTCCGTTTCGCGGCCGAGGAACCGGCCCTGTTCGACATCACCTTCAACGCGGGCCTCGACAAGTCCCGGTTCGCCGAGCTGGCTTCGGCAGGTGAGGAGGTGGCAGCCCTCCTGCTGCCCGTAGCACGGGAGTTGGCCCCGGAGGCGGACGACGCGTTCGACCTCCTGCTGCGCGTCGCGGCTGCCGCGCACGGCCTTGCAGTGTTCCTCCGCCAGGGTTTGTTCGGGGTGGGAGGCGGAGCCCTGACGGAGACGGAGGAGAAGGCCGCGCGCACGGCGCGAGCGATCGCGCGGGAGCGCGCCGGCGCCTGA
- a CDS encoding VOC family protein encodes MTTAARFHHISLSVADLTAQEAWYGSAFGLTQVDERLEVPEVGVRTVVLSDDAAGLRVEFVERRGSSPVAHTDAFAATAVQTFTHLALQVPDLDAAFARLTGECGAAPVSAPAPGVTEGMRYAYVTDPEGNLLELIETSRE; translated from the coding sequence ATGACCACCGCTGCTCGGTTCCACCACATCAGCCTCTCTGTCGCCGACCTCACCGCCCAGGAAGCCTGGTACGGCAGCGCTTTCGGGCTCACGCAGGTGGACGAGCGCCTGGAGGTGCCCGAGGTGGGCGTCCGTACCGTCGTCCTGAGCGACGATGCGGCCGGCCTGCGGGTGGAGTTCGTCGAGCGGCGCGGATCGAGCCCTGTCGCTCACACCGACGCCTTCGCCGCCACCGCCGTGCAGACCTTCACCCACCTCGCGCTCCAAGTCCCGGACCTCGATGCCGCGTTCGCCCGCCTGACCGGCGAATGCGGCGCCGCCCCGGTGTCGGCCCCCGCGCCCGGCGTCACCGAAGGCATGCGGTACGCGTACGTCACCGATCCGGAAGGCAATCTCCTTGAGCTGATCGAGACGTCACGTGAGTGA
- a CDS encoding SDR family NAD(P)-dependent oxidoreductase: MGQLDDKTALVTGASTGIGLAIARRFAAEGATVYLTGRRKAELDAAVEQVNSHATGTGSGGSAIGVQSDVSRLDDLDRLFAEITERSGRLDIVVANAGVGDFGPLGEITEEEYDRTTSINFKGTVFTVQKALPLLSAGASVILLSSSSALRSVPGLGVYAATKAAIRSLARTWAAELIDRGIRVNALTPGPVATPGADELLAALPHGDQPAVTTPLGRVGRPEEVAATALYLAGDQSSFTTGAELLVDGGATQL; the protein is encoded by the coding sequence ATGGGACAGCTGGACGACAAGACCGCCCTCGTGACCGGAGCCTCCACCGGCATCGGCCTGGCCATCGCCCGCCGGTTCGCCGCCGAGGGGGCGACCGTCTATCTGACCGGCCGCCGCAAGGCCGAGTTGGACGCCGCCGTCGAACAGGTCAACAGCCACGCCACCGGCACCGGTAGCGGCGGCAGCGCCATCGGCGTTCAGAGCGACGTGTCGAGGCTCGACGACCTCGACCGGCTCTTCGCCGAGATCACCGAGCGCAGCGGCCGGCTCGACATCGTCGTGGCCAACGCCGGCGTCGGGGACTTCGGCCCGCTCGGCGAGATCACCGAGGAGGAGTACGACCGCACCACCTCCATCAACTTCAAGGGCACGGTCTTCACCGTGCAGAAGGCGCTCCCGCTGCTGTCGGCCGGCGCCTCGGTGATCCTGCTCTCCTCCAGCTCCGCGCTGCGTAGCGTCCCCGGCCTCGGCGTCTACGCCGCCACCAAGGCCGCGATCCGCAGCCTCGCCCGCACCTGGGCCGCCGAACTCATCGACCGCGGCATCCGGGTCAACGCCCTCACCCCGGGCCCGGTCGCCACCCCCGGCGCCGACGAGCTGCTGGCCGCACTCCCTCACGGTGATCAGCCCGCCGTGACAACCCCGCTCGGCCGCGTCGGCCGTCCCGAGGAGGTCGCCGCCACCGCCCTCTACCTGGCCGGGGACCAGAGCTCCTTCACCACCGGCGCGGAACTCCTCGTCGACGGCGGCGCGACCCAGCTCTAG
- a CDS encoding Rrf2 family transcriptional regulator codes for MSANSRLTVAAHALTWIGLYQRRGHEVATSEQIATSVNTNPVVIRRLLAELRKAGLADSRRGAGAGWTLSRELSAITLLDVYEAVESGPIFALHRSTPDAQCVVGHGIGPAMTAVYDGIEATLRKELAGTTLEDVLQDVLRAA; via the coding sequence ATGAGCGCCAACAGCAGGCTGACCGTTGCCGCGCATGCCCTGACCTGGATCGGGCTCTACCAGCGTCGCGGCCACGAGGTCGCCACCTCCGAGCAGATAGCGACGAGCGTCAACACGAATCCCGTAGTGATCCGTCGCCTGCTGGCCGAGCTGCGCAAGGCCGGCCTGGCCGACTCGCGCAGAGGTGCCGGCGCCGGCTGGACGCTGTCGCGGGAGCTGTCGGCGATCACCCTGCTCGACGTCTACGAGGCGGTGGAGTCGGGGCCGATCTTCGCCCTGCACCGCTCAACGCCCGACGCCCAGTGCGTCGTGGGCCACGGCATCGGGCCGGCGATGACCGCCGTCTACGACGGGATCGAAGCCACCCTCCGCAAGGAGCTGGCGGGAACCACGCTCGAGGACGTGCTGCAGGACGTACTGAGAGCCGCCTGA
- a CDS encoding PadR family transcriptional regulator has product MTVPLALLGLLERESSHGYDLKRDYDTYFGRGKPLLIGQVYSTLGRLARDGKVVVGPAEPGAGPDRKRYVITEKGATELEAWLTEPIEAEPHLQTVLFTKVVLALMLGRDAEAYLDVQRAAHLQRMRELAEIKRAGPLVDKLLADHGMFHLEADLRWIEITSARLGALAAEVLG; this is encoded by the coding sequence ATGACAGTTCCTCTCGCATTACTCGGACTTCTCGAACGAGAGTCGAGCCATGGCTACGACCTGAAGCGCGACTACGACACCTACTTCGGCCGGGGCAAGCCGCTGCTGATCGGGCAGGTGTACTCGACCCTGGGGCGCCTCGCGCGGGACGGGAAGGTGGTGGTCGGGCCGGCCGAGCCCGGGGCGGGGCCGGATCGCAAGCGGTATGTGATCACCGAGAAGGGGGCCACCGAGCTGGAGGCCTGGCTCACCGAGCCGATCGAGGCCGAACCGCACCTGCAGACGGTGCTGTTCACCAAGGTGGTGCTGGCGCTGATGCTGGGGCGCGACGCGGAGGCGTACCTCGACGTGCAGCGGGCGGCGCACCTGCAGCGGATGCGCGAGCTGGCGGAGATCAAGCGCGCCGGCCCGCTGGTCGACAAGCTCCTCGCCGACCACGGGATGTTCCACCTGGAGGCCGACCTGCGCTGGATCGAGATCACCTCGGCCCGGCTCGGCGCACTCGCAGCGGAGGTGCTCGGATGA
- a CDS encoding ABC transporter ATP-binding protein, which yields MSVDGTSTAQPDEFQPDEFPSDEFVVEARDVVLSFGQTPALRGANLAIARGEIVAIMGPSGSGKSTLLHCLAGILTPDSGEVRFDGLRVDQLRETERSALRRDRFGFVFQFGQLVPELTAEENVALPLLLGGARRAAALSEARGWFGRLGLDGLEGRRSGELSGGQAQRVALARALVAKPDVLFADEPTGSLDSLTGEQVIEMLVASAREQGTTVVIVTHEPRVAACADREVVVRDGKVSGLSLGRVAS from the coding sequence ATGAGCGTCGACGGCACCAGCACGGCCCAGCCCGACGAGTTCCAGCCCGACGAGTTCCCCTCGGACGAGTTCGTGGTCGAGGCGCGGGACGTCGTGCTCTCGTTCGGTCAGACGCCCGCGCTGCGTGGTGCGAACCTCGCGATCGCGCGCGGCGAGATCGTCGCGATCATGGGGCCGAGCGGGTCGGGCAAGTCGACCCTGCTGCACTGTCTGGCCGGCATCCTGACCCCCGACAGCGGCGAGGTCCGCTTCGACGGCCTGCGGGTCGACCAGCTGCGCGAGACCGAGCGCAGCGCGCTGCGCCGCGACCGGTTCGGGTTCGTCTTCCAGTTCGGCCAGCTGGTGCCCGAGTTGACCGCCGAGGAGAACGTCGCGCTGCCGCTGCTGCTCGGCGGGGCCCGCCGAGCAGCAGCGCTGAGCGAGGCGCGTGGCTGGTTCGGACGCCTTGGCCTGGACGGCCTTGAGGGGCGCAGATCAGGGGAGTTGTCGGGTGGTCAGGCGCAACGCGTCGCGCTGGCCCGCGCTCTGGTGGCCAAGCCGGACGTGCTCTTCGCCGACGAGCCGACCGGCTCGCTGGACTCGCTCACCGGCGAGCAGGTGATCGAGATGCTGGTCGCCTCCGCCCGCGAGCAGGGCACGACCGTTGTCATCGTCACCCACGAGCCCCGGGTGGCGGCTTGTGCGGACCGCGAGGTCGTGGTCCGCGACGGCAAGGTGTCGGGGCTCTCGCTCGGGCGGGTGGCCTCGTGA
- a CDS encoding FtsX-like permease family protein, with product MIRLGLRLTAGGGREAAARLAIIASAVALGVGLLLSTLAAVNAVGSQNDRNAWLNSGANTQGSVGSTASPQTSAGSTAAGSTVDSLWWQLGADSFDGKVLGRIDVAATGPNSPVPPGIPHLPGPGEYYASPALGALLKTTPAAQLADRYPGHLIGTIGKAALPGPDSLVIVIGHRPDELAGRPDAHKLTSIASVSPADCGDCAVGTNNSGMDLILSVVAAALIFPVLILIATATRLAATRREQRFAAMRLVGATPRQVSVISAVESTVATAIGVVVGFGLFFLLRPELAKINFTQTLFFQSDLSLSVSNVLLVALGVPVAAAVSARIALRRVQISPLGVTRRVTPSPPRVYRVIPLVGGLLELGYFIGRRPATSDGQTLAFLPGILLVLGGIVVAGPWLTMVGGRLMARHTNRPAQLVAGRRLSDDPKGGFRAVSGLVLALCITSCAVGVITAEVAENGVPAGSVAVRNTLVGDYHEYDDQGQPIDLVAAPPQSVLAALGAIPGVRGVLVNHADPDRGRGPGYGGGLASCAQLATMPVFGSCPAGAQTAEVNSTFLVIGVEGPRGPAWPTTWPAAANSAEQLQNQPVQEIEVATDGSAAAVERASTVLANAYPAERPPYTIGEDRARRSQQLDGYKQLSDVVIGISFPIAGCSLAVSVAGSLSDRKRPFSLLRLTGVQLGVLRRVVLLESAVPLFVVAAVAIGTGFLAAALFLKAQLDYPLWAPGGEYYLIVAGGMAAALVVITATLPLLRRITGPEVARND from the coding sequence ATGATTCGGCTCGGACTGCGCCTGACGGCGGGCGGCGGCCGGGAGGCGGCTGCCCGGCTGGCGATCATCGCGTCCGCCGTGGCCCTGGGGGTGGGCCTGCTGCTGAGCACCCTGGCGGCGGTGAACGCCGTCGGCAGTCAGAACGACCGCAACGCCTGGCTCAACAGTGGGGCGAACACGCAGGGGTCGGTCGGCTCGACGGCCAGCCCGCAGACGTCCGCCGGCTCGACCGCCGCCGGCTCGACGGTGGACTCGCTCTGGTGGCAGCTCGGCGCGGACAGCTTCGACGGCAAGGTGCTGGGCCGGATCGACGTGGCCGCCACCGGCCCGAACTCGCCCGTCCCGCCGGGCATCCCGCACCTGCCCGGGCCCGGCGAGTACTACGCCTCGCCGGCGCTCGGCGCGCTGCTGAAGACCACCCCGGCCGCCCAGCTCGCCGACCGCTACCCGGGCCACCTGATCGGCACCATCGGTAAGGCCGCGCTCCCGGGCCCGGACTCGCTGGTCATCGTGATCGGCCACCGGCCGGACGAGCTCGCGGGTCGGCCCGACGCCCACAAGCTGACCTCGATCGCGTCCGTTTCGCCCGCCGACTGCGGCGACTGCGCGGTGGGCACCAACAACAGCGGGATGGACCTGATCCTCTCCGTGGTGGCGGCCGCCCTGATCTTCCCGGTGCTGATCCTGATCGCGACCGCCACCCGGCTCGCGGCGACCCGCCGGGAGCAGCGGTTCGCCGCAATGCGCCTGGTGGGGGCCACGCCCCGGCAGGTCTCGGTGATCTCGGCCGTCGAGTCGACGGTTGCCACCGCGATCGGCGTGGTGGTCGGCTTCGGCCTCTTCTTCCTGCTGCGCCCGGAACTGGCGAAGATCAACTTCACTCAGACCCTGTTCTTCCAGAGCGACTTGTCGCTCAGTGTGTCCAACGTGCTGCTGGTCGCCCTCGGCGTGCCCGTCGCGGCGGCGGTCTCCGCCCGGATCGCACTGCGGCGGGTGCAGATCTCCCCGCTCGGCGTCACCCGGCGGGTCACGCCGAGCCCGCCGCGGGTCTACCGGGTGATCCCACTGGTCGGCGGCCTGCTGGAGCTCGGGTACTTCATCGGTCGCCGTCCCGCCACCAGCGACGGCCAGACCTTGGCCTTCCTGCCGGGGATCCTGCTGGTGCTGGGCGGGATCGTCGTCGCCGGGCCGTGGTTGACCATGGTCGGCGGCCGACTGATGGCTCGTCACACCAACCGGCCGGCCCAACTGGTGGCCGGGCGCCGCCTGTCGGACGACCCGAAGGGCGGCTTCCGCGCCGTCAGCGGGCTGGTGCTGGCCCTGTGCATCACCAGTTGCGCTGTTGGGGTGATCACCGCGGAGGTTGCCGAGAACGGCGTTCCGGCCGGCAGCGTGGCGGTCCGCAACACCCTGGTCGGCGACTACCACGAGTACGACGACCAGGGACAGCCGATCGACCTCGTGGCTGCGCCACCGCAGTCCGTGTTGGCCGCTCTGGGCGCGATACCGGGTGTGCGAGGCGTGCTGGTGAACCACGCGGATCCGGACCGCGGCCGTGGCCCGGGCTACGGCGGCGGCCTGGCGAGTTGCGCGCAGCTCGCCACCATGCCGGTCTTCGGCAGCTGCCCGGCCGGGGCCCAGACGGCGGAGGTCAACTCGACCTTCCTGGTCATCGGGGTGGAGGGTCCCAGGGGTCCCGCCTGGCCCACCACCTGGCCCGCCGCCGCGAACTCCGCCGAGCAGCTCCAGAACCAGCCGGTCCAGGAGATCGAAGTGGCCACCGACGGCTCGGCGGCGGCCGTCGAGCGGGCGAGCACCGTCCTGGCGAACGCCTACCCCGCCGAGCGTCCGCCGTACACCATCGGCGAGGACCGCGCCCGGAGGTCCCAGCAACTCGACGGCTACAAGCAGCTGTCCGACGTGGTGATCGGGATCAGCTTCCCGATCGCCGGCTGCAGCCTGGCGGTGAGCGTGGCCGGGAGCCTGAGCGATCGCAAGCGCCCGTTCAGCCTGCTGCGCCTGACCGGGGTGCAGCTCGGGGTGCTGCGCCGGGTCGTCCTGCTGGAGAGCGCGGTGCCGCTCTTCGTGGTCGCCGCGGTGGCGATCGGGACCGGGTTCCTGGCAGCGGCGCTGTTTCTGAAGGCGCAGCTCGACTACCCGTTGTGGGCGCCGGGCGGCGAGTACTACCTGATCGTGGCCGGCGGCATGGCCGCGGCCCTGGTGGTCATCACCGCCACCTTGCCACTGCTGAGGCGGATCACCGGACCGGAGGTCGCCCGCAACGATTGA
- a CDS encoding helix-turn-helix transcriptional regulator, with translation MVVAQLLRGQRQACSDVRTKHPGRTLTKGGVPVPDVMVLTRAADPISRAGLQSYLRTAPGVTLVEDRPPGLRCTVVQLADSVSGELLREARSLTADPKLRLVLIVARLQEAELFDVVGSGVTSILWRHEVTQARLLKAVYNAQSGRSSLPADLFSRLLDQVGRSGRTAGPEADQDQDQAECALSDRETGILRLVADGLDTAEIADTLGYSERWVKNVLHGLTSRLNLRNRSHAVAYALRRGLI, from the coding sequence ATGGTAGTCGCCCAGCTGCTGCGCGGGCAGCGCCAGGCGTGTTCAGACGTCCGCACAAAGCACCCGGGACGCACGCTCACGAAGGGCGGGGTGCCGGTGCCGGACGTCATGGTGCTGACCAGAGCGGCGGATCCGATCTCCAGAGCCGGTCTGCAGAGCTATCTGCGCACGGCGCCGGGCGTGACCCTGGTGGAGGACCGGCCGCCGGGTCTGCGCTGCACGGTGGTCCAGCTCGCGGACTCCGTCAGTGGCGAGTTGCTGCGCGAGGCGCGTTCGCTGACCGCCGATCCCAAGCTGCGCCTGGTGCTGATCGTCGCTCGGCTCCAGGAGGCCGAACTATTCGACGTGGTGGGCAGCGGGGTGACCTCGATCCTGTGGCGGCACGAGGTGACCCAGGCCCGCCTGCTGAAGGCCGTCTACAACGCGCAGAGCGGTCGCAGCTCGCTGCCGGCCGACCTGTTCTCCCGGCTGCTCGACCAGGTCGGCCGCTCCGGGCGGACGGCGGGTCCGGAGGCGGACCAGGACCAGGACCAGGCCGAGTGTGCGCTGAGCGACCGGGAGACCGGCATCCTGCGGCTGGTGGCCGACGGCCTGGACACCGCCGAGATCGCCGACACGCTCGGCTACTCCGAGCGCTGGGTGAAGAACGTCCTGCACGGCCTCACCAGCCGGCTGAACCTGCGCAACCGCTCGCACGCCGTCGCCTACGCGCTGCGCCGGGGGCTGATCTGA
- a CDS encoding VC0807 family protein: protein MGENVNTVDNLGRNATGQEAGSPEAAPSAEQKSTEQQSAEQQSAEQHKTPEQKARAAKRQLIKSLVFELALPLGGYYVLHGVGLSQWASLLISSLLVVPWLALGMVRSRRIEVMPVFTLLLILIGALMSMVSGSPRVLLVRDSWVFGVLGLWVLGSLATQRPFMLTASRSIVATKIGEAGAQEWVGRWAHDATFRHHMRVLTTVWGLGFTVDAGIRVVLAYTLPVDAVPLVSTLQWLVVLGGLFGFHFWYVTRNGLKV, encoded by the coding sequence ATGGGGGAGAACGTGAACACCGTGGACAACCTCGGCAGGAACGCGACCGGGCAGGAAGCCGGCTCGCCCGAAGCAGCGCCGAGCGCAGAGCAGAAGAGCACGGAACAGCAGAGCGCAGAGCAGCAGAGCGCGGAGCAGCACAAGACCCCGGAGCAGAAGGCCCGCGCCGCCAAGCGTCAGCTGATCAAGTCGCTGGTCTTCGAACTGGCGCTGCCGCTGGGCGGTTACTACGTCCTGCACGGGGTGGGCCTCAGCCAGTGGGCCTCACTGCTGATCAGCAGCCTGCTGGTGGTGCCGTGGCTGGCGCTCGGGATGGTCAGGAGCCGCCGGATCGAGGTGATGCCGGTCTTCACCCTGCTGCTGATCCTGATCGGCGCTCTGATGTCGATGGTCAGCGGCAGTCCCCGGGTGCTGCTGGTGCGCGACAGCTGGGTGTTCGGCGTGCTCGGGCTCTGGGTGCTGGGCAGCCTGGCGACGCAGCGCCCGTTCATGCTGACCGCGTCGCGTTCGATCGTCGCCACCAAGATCGGTGAGGCGGGCGCCCAGGAGTGGGTGGGGCGCTGGGCCCACGACGCGACGTTCCGCCACCACATGCGGGTGCTCACCACCGTCTGGGGCCTGGGGTTCACGGTGGACGCCGGGATCCGAGTGGTGCTGGCCTACACCCTGCCGGTCGACGCCGTGCCGCTGGTGAGCACGCTGCAGTGGCTGGTCGTGCTGGGCGGCCTGTTCGGCTTCCACTTCTGGTACGTCACCCGCAACGGCCTGAAGGTCTGA
- a CDS encoding TetR/AcrR family transcriptional regulator: MGRTFTESGRRAQIVQGAIEVTAEVGYAKATFSRIAKQAGLSSTGMISYHFAGKDDLMHEVIAEVARVTTAHMLPRINAAEDARGRLRAFIESNVELLTVCPQHLKALIEVLPNLGGEDPTRVGYKASIREAMEAQEQAVHAAQQSGEFREFDAQLMLTALRGAIDGIVMRWVGDPSFDVAKAGRELADFFDRATRADP, encoded by the coding sequence ATGGGCCGGACGTTCACCGAGTCGGGGCGCCGGGCGCAGATCGTGCAAGGCGCGATCGAGGTGACCGCCGAAGTCGGCTACGCGAAGGCCACGTTCAGTCGGATCGCGAAGCAGGCCGGGCTGAGCAGCACCGGGATGATCTCCTACCACTTCGCCGGCAAGGACGACCTGATGCACGAGGTCATCGCCGAGGTGGCCCGGGTGACCACCGCGCACATGCTGCCCAGGATCAACGCCGCCGAGGACGCGCGCGGTCGGCTGCGGGCGTTCATCGAGTCCAACGTCGAGCTGCTCACGGTCTGCCCGCAGCACCTGAAGGCACTGATCGAGGTGCTGCCCAACCTCGGCGGGGAGGACCCGACCCGGGTGGGATACAAGGCGTCGATAAGGGAGGCGATGGAAGCCCAGGAGCAGGCGGTCCACGCGGCGCAACAGTCAGGCGAGTTCCGGGAGTTCGACGCGCAGCTGATGCTCACCGCCCTGCGCGGGGCCATCGACGGCATCGTGATGCGCTGGGTGGGAGATCCAAGTTTCGACGTGGCCAAGGCCGGCCGCGAGTTGGCGGACTTCTTCGACCGGGCCACCCGCGCCGATCCGTAG